The DNA sequence TTCCAGGGGTGAGAGACACACTATaggcttcttcttcgtctgatAGTACAAAATTCTTGTCTTTAATACCACGACCGAGGCGTCCTCTTCTCCGAACTTGGGGCAGAGGCGCGtactcctcttcctcttcggaATCTTCCTATAAACAAGAGAATTCGAATTGCTTcctttcttaattaattaattaattaattaaataaaggCGTCACATACCCAGTCTTCATTCCACAATTTCCATAaatttcgcgtcgttctaCTCTGAGTCGCTTTTGGTTTTTCAATTGGACGCCATTGTCTAATGTCTTgctcttcgtcatcgtcgtcaactTCCCTTGCAGACGAAGTATCTCTTCTTAGCGACTGACCACATAGTGAACACGACGTGGCGCTAAATGGCAACGGAGAAGTGACCTCGAGACGAATTTTTAGCTTCTTTCTCCAGCAAGAGAAACAACGGTTCGAATTTAAAATGCTCGAAGAATCTAGAAGAAACGTCAAATCAGAACTTGAGAAAGTCAATTTCGCAACCACGTACAGTCGTAGAGTTCTCTAAGATTCTTTTTTCGCGATCTAAGAAACGCGACACGTAATATACGCAAATTCAAACGTTTCTCCCCCTTACTTTCTCCACTtggtcgacgatgacgtcaacggcgCACTTTCGCCAGCCCACTTTCGAATCTTCTCCATCGTTTCTTCACTGAGCGCCACATCGTGATAATCACACGCTGGCCCGTCGCTGCTGGGACCCACTCCCGCGGCAACGTCATTTGCCTCAGTAACAGAGCAGTGAAACGACTGGGTGTACAAGTGACCCAAAGCCGTTAGCTGAAAAAGGaatgaaagaagaggaaaaaaaagcaTTCCATCTATAATATGCCTCTACCTGAAGAACGAATAAGTCGCTGTTATCTGTAGAACCGCTCTCTTTCGAACACAAAATCATGGAAGAACCAATAACGGCGCTATCTTCAGCCACGTGGCGAGGCGAACACTCTACGGGCACGTCAAGTACGGCAATCCACTCGctcaattaaaaaagaacagGTAATAAAAGCAATCGACTCATCCGATTATTGTTTACTTGGGTcgactgacgtcaattcgacgtccCGTCGTCTGCGCTGGCAGTCGAAGGCAAGGATTGCCGCCGTTCAATATAGCCGGCACCGTGCAATCGTTTACGAGCACATCCACCCCATCTACAGGATATCGTCACAGGCACCCATCCCACCAAATCTACATTCTTACCTCGATAGTAAAAGAGACCCATGTCCCCCCTTTGAGATCCAGTCACTCCAATGACATCTACAATTTTAACGAAACTAGCAACGTTTTGATTACGAAGCGTTGTGCAATGAATTACGATGAGATCCACCGCCGTTCGATTTCTCCGCGCAGACGCGAACGTCGAGAGAACAAGGAGGAGACTCGAGATCGTGCTCCCAAGCCAGTAACTTGGGATTAAATGCCTTCTATTCAAATTTTATCCCGTCTCGCTTTCTCTTACCGGTTCTCTTGCGTATCGTTCGTCCATCAAAACGACAAGCTCGTTCGTGGCATACAGAACGGAAAACTCGCGGCTTTGATGAACGCATAAAGCTCTGATGTCAGAATAGGCCTTATCTGACGGTATAATAGACGTGCCTACTCTTCCCGTCTGTGAGAAAGAAGGTCTTTATGCCGacgtaataataataataataataataataataatgttTACCCTGCAATCCAATTTAAACAGGTTTTTGTCGCGCCCTACAAAGAGCTGCTTTGGATGAGCAGAGAACTCTACCAGAGTCCAGATTGTTTGAAAACTATTCGCGTCAAAAGCAGGTTCAAGTATTGTCTCCAGTCTAAAAAGATCAAGTAGCAAAATAGCGGAGAGACAATCATTTCTCTTACGTGGCATTGGGAGACCAGAGATGAACGGCGCCAGACGCCAATGCCATTGCCGTTTCACCGACACTGTATGAGCTAAAAAAACATTCCAAATATAACAGCCCTTTCAAGTTGCAGTTGCAGTAGCGTTCAGAAGCTTCGATGGGGCCCCCACAAAATAACAGGAGGTGCCCAAAAACTTTCGAACGGTTGCTGTATGTTTTTAACCTAACAGATAAATCTACTATGGTAGATTTGCATCTGAATGACGCCAGCGAAGTCAGCAACTTTGGATCGTCATATCCGCACATCAGTTGAGGATCGCCTTCTTCCAAAAAGCCCTAGGAACAGAGTCAGAGTCCCGTGCATATGTGAAAAGACACTAGACTAGTCTAAATAAAAGCCTTTCTGGAAACTAGCGTATGTACAACCTCCAATTCTTCGCTCTTGGCAGTGTAAGCCTCGCGAACATCCAACAGGCCCTCAGtagaaagagacgaaaagacAGTGCATTCATGAGCCGAGCGCAGACCAACAGTACCTGGGAGCACCGTGTGCGTGTAAAAAGCGTTTCTGGCACGTCGACAGACCTACCCTGCTTTCCAGACTGGAGAGGCGAACAGGCAACCTGCAATGGAATCTCGCCTAGCAGAAACGTCTGCCACGAAGCCGAGTTCATGTAAATTGGAGGATCGTCATCACTCGAAAATGACAAGAGGCATACATCTGACGATGTAAGATGACTGCAAAAACATATCTCTTACGGAAGACTACCTAAAACTTTTGATTCTTCTCCTGTTGGATAGAGAACAGCGCACACGTCATCAAAGCGGCATTGAAGCGGAGCAAGAAGTCCCAGACAATTTCTTCTGTACGATTCTCTCCATCTCTAAGCAACGCCAATAAGATGGACATTGGGGGACGATTTTTCATAGAACGAGGACCTTGATTTCGCTTCtttccgtcgaatcgattgcATCGTAAGACACAGCAAGACTCGGATGAGCACTTCCCAAATTATAAATCTATTGTcaagcgagaagaaaatcgttgcTTTGCTGCATTCGATGCCTACGAGCATTTTTCTACCTTCTGACAGACTTCGGTATCGTAAGAAACTGTAGTGTGTCTTAAGTTTTTAGACTGTTCGATTTTGTGTAAATAAATTGGAAGTGCAGGAGCGACTGGTTTGACATGGAGTGCCGAATAATGAGGCTGATCAGGAGTTAGACGCCGAAATATTGGTTCTACGTTGGAGTCCTTAAAGGAGAGGTATGCAACCGATGATAGGCTGCCCCATCCTGCGAGAGGAGCTCTTCGTTGAGAAGGAAAGTAGAAAGACGGAAATTTGTGCGGAGAAGACATACGGGTGCCCGTTAGCGCACGCTTGATAACCGAGCCGAAGGTTTTCGCGTCCTTGCGCCTTCTGCGAAGATGAAGGTAAGGCGAAAGCGCCGCGAACCTATTAAGAAAGACCTTTCCAATGCTCGCAACTGGTTTGAGTCTTGCGGCAGTGAAGGATTGCCGAGATGTTCTCGGATTCACGTGCGCGATTCTAACGCTCTCTCGCCCTTTAGCTAAACATCTCGTTTCCAGCAACAGGATGCCAGAAACtattcgatttcgacgacgaacacaAAGTGTAAGCGGGGAGGGCGAAAGGGGGGCCCTCGTAAGGAGTGTACCTTTTTCGCAGACGCCCTTTCTACGATAAACGCATCGCAACGGAGGTTTCGGCCGAATCGCTAGGCGACGAATGGAAAGGCTACGTTTTTCGAATCACGGGCGGCAACGACAAGCAAGGCTTTCCGATGAAACAGGGCATTCTGACGAACGGTCgcgttcgacttcttctcaAGAAAGGCCACTCGTGCTATCGGCCGCGTCGAAAAGGCGAACGCAAGCGCAAATCCGTTCGCGGCTgcatcgtcgattcgaatcTGAGCGTTCTCAATTTGGCGATCGtcaaaaaaggcgaaggcgaaatTCCGGGCTTGaccgacgaaacgaagccgCGTCGACTCGGACCGAAGCGCGCTAGCAAGATTCGCAAGCTATTCAATTTGTCGAAAgaggacgacgttcgtcagTACGTCGTACGTCGACCGTTGCCCGAGAAAGAGGGAAAGGAGCGCAAGAAACCCCGAAGCAAGGCGCCGAAGATTCAACGTCTCGTGACGCCGCGAGTTTTGCAGCACAAACGTCACAAGAAAGCGCTGATTAAAAGatggacgaagaaagcgcGCGAGGATGCGGCCGCCTATCAGCGATTGCTCTTGCAGCGtgcaaaggagaagagacAGGAGGAGCATatgagaagaagacgcttgTCCAGCAAGCAGTCGCAGTCGCACGAGAAGGGATCGACGAGCGGGGACAAGAAGTAGAGGCGCGTACTGACTGGGGATGTTTAGTTTGTTTGTCTATCTCCTCTTCTCTTTACTAAATAATAAAGCTTTGTGCTTGAATTCTTTGTCtcacatacatacatacatacatacatacatacgtATACCGTGTAATCTCCTCCTTCTAGATGATGCCTGCTGgtgtcgtcgctgtcgtctcttctctcttctctctcttcgtGAGGTTTGCTATAGCGAGGGCAATAAATTCCAGCAGTTCGCTCAGCGACACGATTGATAAGCCAAGCCAGAGTCCCATCTGTCCTCCAATGTCGCTCAATAGTTGAGAAGACTAGGCGGACGggaacgaaaacgaattgaCCGT is a window from the Oscarella lobularis chromosome 10, ooOscLobu1.1, whole genome shotgun sequence genome containing:
- the LOC136191913 gene encoding uncharacterized protein → MSSPHKFPSFYFPSQRRAPLAGWGSLSSVAYLSFKDSNVEPIFRRLTPDQPHYSALHVKPVAPALPIYLHKIEQSKNLRHTTVSYDTEVCQKIYNLGSAHPSLAVSYDAIDSTERSEIKRWRESYRRNCLGLLAPLQCRFDDVCAVLYPTGEESKVLDVCLLSFSSDDDPPIYMNSASWQTFLLGEIPLQVACSPLQSGKQGTVGLRSAHECTVFSSLSTEGLLDVREAYTAKSEELEGFLEEGDPQLMCGYDDPKLLTSLASFRCKSTIVDLSVSSYSVGETAMALASGAVHLWSPNATLETILEPAFDANSFQTIWTLVEFSAHPKQLFVGRDKNLFKLDCRTGRVGTSIIPSDKAYSDIRALCVHQSREFSVLYATNELVVLMDERYAREPLLAWEHDLESPPCSLDVRVCAEKSNGGGSHHVIGVTGSQRGDMGLFYYRDGVDVLVNDCTVPAILNGGNPCLRLPAQTTGRRIDVSRPNEWIAVLDVPVECSPRHVAEDSAVIGSSMILCSKESGSTDNSDLFVLQLTALGHLYTQSFHCSVTEANDVAAGVGPSSDGPACDYHDVALSEETMEKIRKWAGESAPLTSSSTKWRKSRKKNLRELYDYSSSILNSNRCFSCWRKKLKIRLEVTSPLPFSATSCSLCGQSLRRDTSSAREVDDDDEEQDIRQWRPIEKPKATQSRTTRNLWKLWNEDWEDSEEEEEYAPLPQVRRRGRLGRGIKDKNFVLSDEEEAYSVSLTPGRIESGDDDTP
- the LOC136191925 gene encoding small ribosomal subunit protein eS6-like — protein: MKLNISFPATGCQKLFDFDDEHKVRPFYDKRIATEVSAESLGDEWKGYVFRITGGNDKQGFPMKQGILTNGRVRLLLKKGHSCYRPRRKGERKRKSVRGCIVDSNLSVLNLAIVKKGEGEIPGLTDETKPRRLGPKRASKIRKLFNLSKEDDVRQYVVRRPLPEKEGKERKKPRSKAPKIQRLVTPRVLQHKRHKKALIKRWTKKAREDAAAYQRLLLQRAKEKRQEEHMRRRRLSSKQSQSHEKGSTSGDKK